Genomic segment of Malus domestica chromosome 15, GDT2T_hap1:
TGGATCTAATCCTTGGTTATCCAACTTCTACTAATGTTtagtttgatttttctttttggacAATAGTAATTTTGATTGGTTCATCTTTTGATTTACCGTTTGGCTATAAATGAATTTGACCTTAAGTTTTTGTTTAGAGATCAATTAGCGATATATTGTTTCATAATTTTAGCTCCATTAATTCATTGTTGGAAATTGGTTATTATGCTTTTGCTCTGATTCGTGATAACATCCTAATAAATTTATCGCGAATGCTTTTGTCCAATCAATTCTGTTTGTAGTTGTACTTTGAGTACATCAAAAACAACAAAGCTAAGTGAGTTCGGCTGTATGAATATTAAAACACCACTGCGTTGAATGAAAAAATTTGAAGGAGCCCAGGTGAGTTTAGTTGTAAAAAAAATGGCTAGATTTGCATAATTCTGATGAATTCGGTTcgacaaatatatataatgaaaatgaTGGAAACAGATTAATTTTGAGATTAAGTTAATGTAAGTACACAAATGAAGTACATGGTTTTCATATTTCTGAAGTTGCTACAAAACTTAAACAGAATTGCATTTTAtggctagcccattgtgaggtttagccTACCTCCCACCCtttatgtagataatatcgaatGTATTCAAATTAGAACTAGCCGTTAAATTGACTGGTAAGAAAGATGAAGTTGAAAGGATGGAATTAACTTAGGTTTCAACATATATTGGGGAAGGGAAATGGCTATGACCCATATTGGCTGCAATCACCAACCTATAAATTCTGGCTTAGATTGGTCTGCTGCCTTTGCATTgtcaaaatatatatacagtGAAACTTGTCTggtaaaatatatataccattgaacatTAAAACATTACTACTTTAATTAATCGCAAGTTTAACAACAGTAGACATggttttttcaaatttcaacggcGCTAGAAAACCAAAAACGAATTTCCTACAAGTAATGAATCGAAGATCATCAGCATTAATTCTCAGACAATATGTCAGAACACAGCTGCAAGGATCAACAGCGAGACAAAGACTACGATGGAACGCTTTGATGCTGTCGCACTAGGAGCCGCATTGGGAAGTCTAGGGTACTCGTCCGGAGGGGCCATCACACATTCATCCCCGTTGAATGAAATTTTCCTAGGAAAAGTCCATCCCTCTCTAAAAGTGAAAGTCCCTGCATCTTTGTGCAGTAGCATCTCAGTCTGCACGACCCCATTCTTCCCCCTAGTGAGTAACAGGTCGTTGTAGTATTTGATTCCCCAAAACATTCCTGTATCATCTGTAGAAAGCAAATGCACCTTAATGTTATTTCAAAGTTGTGTATTCTAAACAGAATAAATTATGGGGCTTTCGGTTTGTTTAACTTACTTATGGTTCCATACTGATTGAGAGGGTGGTAGTTGAAGCTGAAAAGCCGAGTCAAGCTTTGCAGACTCGGGTGCTGAACGACTAAGGTCCAGTAAGAATAGTTTTTAACGAAATTGTAATTGGAGATTGTAATCTTGACCCTCCAGTACTCCTTGTAACTCTGCTTGACATGCCAATGTACTCTTATTGGGCACATGTGCCGCGAACAAGTCACCAAAGGTGATGGTTCTTCAGTCTCATGGGTGTGCGGAAGTTgcagaagaggtggagattcTTCACCTGGCCTGCTGATTTGTAGTATACACAAAAATTGATTCATTGTAGAGAATACCAAAGAAATATTGAAGCACGAAGTATAAGACACAAGGTTCTTAAAAGCAACTATTTCCAACAAAGACAAATAAAAACTTCAAAGATTTGAAATAACATGTCCCAAAGCTGTTTAAGTTCTTTGTAAATGTTTCAGAAAAGTCTGCTTTAAATCATCAAAACATGTTTTAGTTTCATATTTCTTTGTTAGAGAATCGATAACCTAGATCTTTCTTACTTCACGCATTTCACTCCGGGAAGTCCTTGGCATCCACAGCTGCACTTGGGGCACCGAACAATGGTGCTACTGTAGAACGCAGACAAGGAAGCACAGCACTTTGGAGAAGGTGATGCTCTGATCAGGGAGTAGATGCAGGTCACATTCCATGTCTCTACAATAAAACCACATCAAACATGTTACACAAATAAAATTAACTCTCACTAACCCTAAAACATTTCACTAATAGCCAAGTGCTTCTAGTTTATTATTGACCCGAAAATGCTTTTTGACAAAATACATGCTTCTCCAAGAAGCGTTTCAAAGTGCTTTCGTCACCCTAAAAACATTTGCCTAAACTTTGTGaaaccttattttaattatCCAGCCAATACCCCAGGTACGCTTTAAGTAGTGCTTCTGTCACTGTAAGAAGCACTTTTGCGTCCAAACTTTGTAGGAAAGTAATTCTAGTTATCTAATACACCAAAGACGTTCTTTTGTAGCCctaaaaattttaataaacGCTTTTATCTACTTCTTGCGAACCTTTGGTAATAAACGCTTAAAGTTATATGAAAGCGATACTGAGTGAAATTTTTGAATGCTCACCGAGTACTTGTTTCCATCGACGACCATCATGACTAAACTTTGTCGGTTGGACTTGGAATGGCATGCCGCAGGTGTAACCAGGGAGTCCAATGGTGAAATTGATGGGCATAACTATGTCTTTCCCTGCAAAGGATCCGACGCTCATCGCAAAAGAAGATCCGAACTTGGAAGAGTCTTGGATCATGGAAGAGAGCTCTCCTCCCTTGCAGCAATTGAAGTACTGCTTGTTGAAAGGGGCTCCGGGCAACAGATCGATAACCACCGGCTTCCTTTTACAGCAATGAGGAAGGTCTGGTGAACCCTTGAACTTGGAGCAGTTTCCTTGCTCAATGGCCTCAGCTCCCCACATGTCCCATATCACTTCATCACCTTTCCATGTCCAACCCAACTTCCAACCGGGCCGGTCCACGTGGCGAAACTGCTGGAAGTTGTATATCGATACTTTAATCTGAAATAATAATGTAGTAAAAATCAAGTAAATATTCTTCTTACGGATGCTCAGTTTAAATCTCCTTAACCAAATCCAGTAGAAAGGATTCTGTTTTGCAATTATCTGCAATAATTAGGTGGTTTTTTAATTGCCCCAACATCGTTTTGAGACTTCCCTCAGTACAAGAAAAGATGTCTTTTGTGACAAACATTTATCGCGACAAAACAACAAATGATCATGAAAAGTGTCCCGGTAAATGCAACATTTGTCAACGTCTAGATTTACAGCAAATCCCACATAAGTGTCGTGGAAGCTCTACTAACAATGGACGCTTTGCTCACCCGCACATTTTTTTTCACGTGTGAAATgttaaaaataaccaaaatccaAATCAATAGAATATTTCTTcatatattctttttttattattaatcaaGAATACTTCACGAGAGATTAAGTGTATATGTTTGTTAAAAACTCCCTGGCCCTGTGGGGCTATTTTGGAAATTCAAGTAACAAAATACAGGACCTAGACAAATATCTCAAGTGACAGACTGCAGGTTTTCTCTTCTGGTAATGCAGTGCAATGaaatgaaataacaaaaaactCACGTACGTACATCAGATGAGCTTCCACTTTGCTGCAGAAAATCCCATCTGATTGTTATGTTGGCATATGGATCTAATGGATCATACCCAtctgcatcatatattaattgtcaccaaaatttcaacaaatgaattaaacaaaaatcttagagatagggagagagagagaggtagctAGTTACTTACATGATAATCCGAAGGAGTTGATAAGAGAGAAGATGAAAACCAAGAGCAGgttcatcttttctccaaattcaAAATCTCCAAATTGAACTGCAATAATATATATCCAGACACTTGAGAGAGATTATATTCTCAAAAAGCTAATTAATCTTTTTTTCGTATGTAATTTATTATTAGTGTGAGATAATGCAGATGACGATGATCAATTTCTAAATTAGTAACTCACAGTCACAGTCACTAGTGCTGGATCACTGCTGTATATTGCAATATGAGAAACTTTTAAGTGTGCTCGGAATATAAGGTGGTTCACCATATGTCATTATATTAGTGAAGGAAGTTTTATCTTTCAAGTGTCTTTTcacttgtataatgacatatgaTGTATCATCCTTGGTTCccggcacattgaaaaatctttcattGCGATataaagagatttttcagtgtgttcGGAACACAGGATGATACATcatgtgtcactatacaaatgatgagatatttgtattaaaaaattaacaacttgaaaaataaaatttccctccACTTATATAATAATACATGGTATACTATTCATGTTTTGagcacaaaataaaaatttctcttGCGATATATAGCTAGCTAATTCTTTGACCCcattaattactaattaataattaagtaAGATTCCTCTCTTTATAAACAccatgtttttaattaattgctGAAACTTGAACTAAATAAGCAAGCTTGCTACACAGCACTATAcatatttgtttgtatttttacCCAAATATAAAATATGCTTCACCAGTCGGTCTGCATTATTGGGCTATCTAGCCAGGGGACCTTATTagtaattagggtttagggtaaaAATTATTTAGACAAGAAAGGAcatttatcaaataataatGATGGAATCGGAACCTGAATACATGTAGGATCCTCTACTTGTGTCTTTTGGTGCTCCATGTTTTGCAGGTGTATTCAAAGTTACATTtgagtcacttagtactacggtcgagtgatatttgaaccacattattattagccaattgtgaagcTTAGTCCATTCTCTCTCATtcttttaatgtagataatatcatttgtttaaaaaatgtccaaataaataaaaaattgagtgTAAAAGTTATTGCCCACACCAAGTAGAAAGAAAATATGTCATTCTGACAAGAAAGCTATGATCTATATTATGATTACAATCATCTTCGATTCACGTGCTCGAGAATTCGGTACTCAATATAATCATCATTTGATGGGAAGATATGATGTAGTAACATCTAATAAGCATATTGATCGTCAAATATTGATTGTACAATATACTTATAAATATTGTAGTCAGTTCATACTAAATAAACCAAATTAGAACATTCACATTTAAGTATGTCCA
This window contains:
- the LOC103402570 gene encoding COBRA-like protein 6 isoform X2; this encodes MNLLLVFIFSLINSFGLSYGYDPLDPYANITIRWDFLQQSGSSSDIKVSIYNFQQFRHVDRPGWKLGWTWKGDEVIWDMWGAEAIEQGNCSKFKGSPDLPHCCKRKPVVIDLLPGAPFNKQYFNCCKGGELSSMIQDSSKFGSSFAMSVGSFAGKDIVMPINFTIGLPGYTCGMPFQVQPTKFSHDGRRWKQVLETWNVTCIYSLIRASPSPKCCASLSAFYSSTIVRCPKCSCGCQGLPGVKCVKPGEESPPLLQLPHTHETEEPSPLVTCSRHMCPIRVHWHVKQSYKEYWRVKITISNYNFVKNYSYWTLVVQHPSLQSLTRLFSFNYHPLNQYGTINDTGMFWGIKYYNDLLLTRGKNGVVQTEMLLHKDAGTFTFREGWTFPRKISFNGDECVMAPPDEYPRLPNAAPSATASKRSIVVFVSLLILAAVF
- the LOC103402570 gene encoding COBRA-like protein 1 isoform X1, with the translated sequence MNLLLVFIFSLINSFGLSYGYDPLDPYANITIRWDFLQQSGSSSDIKVSIYNFQQFRHVDRPGWKLGWTWKGDEVIWDMWGAEAIEQGNCSKFKGSPDLPHCCKRKPVVIDLLPGAPFNKQYFNCCKGGELSSMIQDSSKFGSSFAMSVGSFAGKDIVMPINFTIGLPGYTCGMPFQVQPTKFSHDGRRWKQVLETWNVTCIYSLIRASPSPKCCASLSAFYSSTIVRCPKCSCGCQGLPGVKCVNRPGEESPPLLQLPHTHETEEPSPLVTCSRHMCPIRVHWHVKQSYKEYWRVKITISNYNFVKNYSYWTLVVQHPSLQSLTRLFSFNYHPLNQYGTINDTGMFWGIKYYNDLLLTRGKNGVVQTEMLLHKDAGTFTFREGWTFPRKISFNGDECVMAPPDEYPRLPNAAPSATASKRSIVVFVSLLILAAVF